The Lycium barbarum isolate Lr01 chromosome 9, ASM1917538v2, whole genome shotgun sequence genome has a segment encoding these proteins:
- the LOC132612065 gene encoding uncharacterized protein LOC132612065 — protein sequence MLFQVHSSAAVDPSPAPGPTQEIVEEPAQEPSHQASQEAVDTQVHSSAPVDPSPDEIDEEPCYEPAPPPTVVSHRKHVMNRRPGRKKGRKGSKDDHAIEHIQIKRRKRDGDDGGGG from the exons atgttatttcaggttcattcctctGCGGCTGTGGACCCATCTCCTGCACCGGGCCCCACTCAAGAGATcgttgaggagccagctcaggagccctctcaccaggcatctcaggaggccgtcgacacacag gttcattcctctgcgcctgtggacccatcACCTGATGAGATTGACGAGGAGCCATGTTATGAACCAGCCCCACCGCCCACCGTCGTTTCTCATAGAAAGCATGTTATGAACCGGCGTCCGGGTCGAAAGAAGGGAAGGAAGGGAAGCAAGGATGATCATGCCATAGAGCATATACAGATTAAGAGGAGGAAAagggatggagatgatggtggtggtggttag